A single region of the Sulfurospirillum arsenophilum NBRC 109478 genome encodes:
- a CDS encoding Tex-like N-terminal domain-containing protein, with protein sequence MNPLIPILVQKTGIAKENIINILKLLEEGSTIPFIARYRKEMTGGASDEQLREFDSIYAYAKKLHDRKEEILRLIAEKVVLSDEVKKAVEKAKTLQELEDIYRPYKEKKNTRAALAIAAGLSPLADVLERAELELEAFEKKAQSFVNEKVGSVKEAIAGAQDIIAERYSDDAKEREYWRSQLHDYASFEIKATKTLKPDGLYAKLAGKAERIASIPSHRYLAMMRGVSEKELHVKILHEMERVESAIERYRIPRNARSSKSYLLEAYLDGFKRLLFPSLEREIHVLIKEKADTQAIATFGKNLSQLLNTPPVTKRVILGVDPAYRTGCKLAVVDEHGTYLTHAVIYPTPPQSDYENSAKVIKEFTQKYHITAVAIGNGTGSRESQEFFARLNREEGLNLAYTVVSEAGASIYSASKIATQEYPNLDVTIRGAISIAQRLRDPMAALVKIDPKSLGIGQYQHDVDQKSLEKKLHEVIEDLVNRIGVDPNSASVSLLSYVAGVGEKLAKSIVEHRENKDAFTCKSELLHVKGLGAKAYEQCAGFFRIREGKSVLDNTGVHPESYVIAGQLLLREDIAQLSKEQIIALAREHRIGEATLQDIIAELLKPGFDPRETLPPIAFRSDLTDISELSEGSIVSGVVRNIADFGAFVDIGLKNDGLIHISQMSDKRIAHPLEVLSINQQLTRIRVIEVDKEKGKVSLSLKEV encoded by the coding sequence ATGAACCCACTTATCCCCATTTTAGTTCAAAAAACAGGCATTGCCAAAGAAAATATCATCAACATTTTAAAACTTTTAGAAGAGGGCTCAACCATCCCTTTTATCGCGCGTTATCGCAAGGAGATGACGGGTGGTGCGAGTGATGAACAGCTGAGGGAGTTTGATAGCATTTATGCGTATGCCAAAAAATTACATGATCGTAAAGAAGAGATTTTACGGCTGATTGCTGAAAAAGTCGTTCTCAGCGATGAGGTGAAAAAAGCGGTTGAAAAGGCGAAGACGCTGCAAGAGTTGGAAGACATTTACAGGCCTTACAAAGAGAAGAAAAATACCCGTGCGGCGTTGGCAATTGCGGCGGGGCTCAGTCCATTAGCCGATGTTTTGGAGAGGGCGGAGTTAGAGCTCGAAGCGTTTGAGAAAAAGGCGCAGAGTTTTGTGAACGAGAAAGTTGGAAGCGTTAAAGAAGCGATTGCAGGAGCGCAAGACATTATCGCGGAGCGTTACAGTGACGATGCGAAAGAGCGTGAGTATTGGCGGTCACAACTGCATGACTACGCTTCGTTTGAGATCAAAGCAACAAAAACGCTCAAGCCTGATGGACTTTATGCCAAACTTGCAGGCAAAGCGGAACGCATCGCTTCGATTCCCTCACATCGTTACTTAGCAATGATGCGTGGTGTGAGCGAAAAAGAGTTACATGTAAAGATACTGCACGAGATGGAAAGAGTGGAAAGTGCGATAGAGCGTTACCGCATTCCACGTAACGCTAGAAGTTCTAAAAGCTATCTTTTGGAAGCCTATTTGGATGGGTTTAAAAGACTTCTCTTTCCCTCTTTGGAGCGAGAGATTCACGTACTTATCAAAGAAAAAGCCGATACACAGGCGATTGCAACATTCGGTAAAAATCTCTCTCAACTTTTAAACACGCCACCTGTGACCAAGCGTGTGATTTTGGGCGTTGACCCAGCGTATCGTACGGGGTGCAAACTCGCTGTTGTGGATGAACATGGCACGTACCTGACCCATGCGGTTATTTACCCAACGCCACCGCAAAGTGACTATGAAAATTCCGCTAAAGTTATCAAAGAATTTACGCAAAAGTACCACATCACCGCTGTGGCGATTGGCAATGGTACGGGTTCTCGCGAAAGCCAAGAATTTTTTGCACGTCTAAACCGTGAAGAGGGGTTGAATCTCGCCTATACGGTGGTTTCAGAAGCGGGTGCTTCTATCTACTCGGCTTCTAAAATTGCTACGCAAGAATATCCAAATTTGGATGTGACGATACGAGGGGCAATTTCCATCGCCCAACGTCTACGTGACCCAATGGCGGCACTCGTGAAGATTGATCCAAAATCTTTGGGTATTGGGCAATACCAACACGACGTCGATCAAAAAAGCCTAGAGAAAAAACTGCATGAAGTCATTGAGGATTTGGTTAACCGCATTGGCGTTGACCCCAATAGTGCTTCGGTTTCACTGCTCTCGTATGTGGCGGGAGTAGGTGAAAAACTTGCAAAGTCTATTGTCGAGCATCGAGAGAATAAGGATGCGTTTACATGTAAGTCTGAACTTTTACATGTAAAGGGTTTAGGAGCCAAAGCCTACGAGCAATGCGCAGGGTTTTTCCGCATTCGCGAGGGTAAAAGTGTGCTGGACAATACGGGCGTTCACCCTGAGAGTTACGTCATTGCTGGGCAACTTTTACTGCGCGAAGATATAGCACAACTGAGCAAAGAGCAGATCATCGCGTTAGCCCGTGAGCATCGCATTGGTGAGGCGACGCTTCAAGACATCATCGCTGAGCTTTTAAAACCTGGTTTTGACCCAAGAGAAACATTGCCACCGATTGCATTTCGTTCTGACCTAACCGACATTAGTGAGTTAAGCGAAGGCTCCATTGTTTCAGGAGTAGTGCGAAATATCGCCGATTTTGGGGCATTTGTGGACATTGGGCTGAAAAATGATGGACTCATTCACATCTCCCAAATGAGCGACAAACGCATCGCGCATCCGTTGGAAGTTTTGAGCATCAACCAGCAGTTAACGCGTATTCGTGTCATCGAAGTGGACAAAGAAAAAGGCAAAGTCAGCCTTAGCCTCAAAGAGGTGTAA
- a CDS encoding aldehyde dehydrogenase family protein — protein MAYSKPTYKPRYENFIGGEWVPPLSGEYFDNLSPVDGELLTKIPRSTPADVDAAVAAGVKAFESYKHTSVIERSTLLNKIADKIEANLEALAIAETLDNGKAIRETLNADVPLVIDHFRYFASVIRGEAGTVADLDENTISQEIHEPLGVVAQIIPWNFPLLMAAWKIAPAIAAGNCVVLKPASATPMSILLLMETIQDVLPKGVINIINGAGGKIGKHLSTHPDIKKVGFTGETTTGQLIMQYATENIIPSTLELGGKSPNVFFESIMAKDDEFFDKAIEGLVLFAFNSGEVCTCPSRALIQESIYEPFMKRVLERVKAISQENPLDPTTKMGAQASVNQKEKILDYIRIGKEEGAECLIGGAEYKNKTFPKGNYIQPTIFKGHNKMRIFQEEIFGPVLCVTTFKDEAEALAIANDTIYGLGSGVWSRDAHQLHSMSRGIEAGRVWVNCYHLYPSHASFGGYKKSGIGRETHMMMLNAYRHTKNILTSYNKNKLGFF, from the coding sequence ATGGCATATTCTAAACCAACGTACAAACCTCGTTATGAAAACTTTATTGGTGGTGAGTGGGTTCCACCTCTTAGCGGTGAATATTTTGACAATCTTTCCCCCGTTGATGGCGAACTTTTAACCAAAATCCCTCGTTCTACTCCCGCAGATGTTGATGCAGCGGTTGCAGCTGGCGTAAAAGCCTTTGAATCTTACAAGCACACTTCTGTTATTGAAAGAAGTACACTCCTAAATAAAATTGCTGATAAAATTGAAGCAAATCTCGAAGCACTCGCGATTGCTGAGACACTCGACAATGGTAAAGCGATTCGCGAAACTTTAAATGCAGATGTTCCTTTGGTGATTGATCACTTTAGATACTTTGCCTCTGTCATTCGTGGCGAAGCAGGAACCGTAGCAGACCTTGATGAAAATACGATTTCTCAAGAAATCCACGAGCCTTTGGGTGTTGTCGCACAAATCATTCCATGGAACTTCCCTCTCTTGATGGCAGCATGGAAAATCGCTCCTGCAATTGCCGCTGGTAACTGCGTTGTCTTAAAACCAGCCAGTGCAACACCAATGTCTATCTTACTTTTAATGGAAACCATCCAAGACGTGTTACCAAAAGGTGTTATTAACATCATTAACGGTGCGGGTGGAAAGATTGGTAAGCACCTCTCAACGCACCCTGACATCAAAAAAGTAGGCTTTACGGGTGAGACAACTACAGGTCAGCTCATCATGCAGTACGCCACTGAAAACATCATCCCTTCCACACTCGAACTGGGTGGTAAATCTCCTAACGTTTTCTTTGAGTCTATCATGGCTAAAGACGATGAATTTTTTGACAAAGCGATCGAAGGACTCGTACTCTTTGCCTTTAACAGCGGCGAAGTCTGCACATGCCCATCACGAGCCCTTATTCAAGAGTCTATCTATGAGCCGTTTATGAAACGTGTTTTAGAGCGTGTTAAAGCGATTAGCCAAGAAAACCCTCTTGATCCAACCACGAAAATGGGAGCACAAGCTTCAGTGAATCAAAAAGAAAAAATCTTGGATTATATTCGTATTGGTAAAGAAGAAGGGGCTGAATGCCTTATCGGTGGAGCTGAGTATAAAAACAAAACTTTTCCAAAAGGTAATTACATTCAACCAACCATCTTCAAAGGTCACAACAAAATGCGTATCTTCCAAGAAGAGATTTTTGGACCCGTACTATGTGTAACAACCTTTAAAGATGAAGCCGAAGCGCTTGCCATCGCCAATGACACAATTTATGGTCTAGGCTCAGGCGTGTGGTCAAGAGACGCACATCAACTCCACAGCATGTCACGTGGTATTGAAGCGGGACGTGTATGGGTCAACTGCTACCATCTTTACCCATCACATGCCTCTTTTGGTGGCTATAAAAAGTCAGGCATCGGTCGCGAGACACATATGATGATGCTCAACGCGTATCGCCATACTAAAAACATCTTGACGTCTTACAATAAAAATAAATTAGGATTCTTTTAA
- a CDS encoding putative quinol monooxygenase, with translation MKKIVLIATLVLKNSKNEGIMEALTALHKATHKEDKGCLQYDVHKDIEKENTYVFVETWESEALLAAHMEKEHFNAYKTFLGDKVESLSLQKLEKIL, from the coding sequence ATGAAAAAAATCGTTTTAATTGCAACATTAGTCTTGAAAAATTCAAAAAATGAAGGAATTATGGAAGCTTTGACGGCTTTACACAAGGCTACCCACAAAGAAGACAAAGGCTGCTTGCAGTACGATGTTCATAAAGATATAGAAAAAGAAAATACCTATGTTTTTGTGGAAACATGGGAGAGCGAAGCACTTTTGGCAGCACACATGGAAAAAGAGCACTTCAATGCATACAAAACATTTTTAGGTGACAAGGTTGAGAGTTTATCGCTCCAAAAATTAGAAAAAATCTTATAG
- a CDS encoding dihydroneopterin aldolase, whose protein sequence is MEFLELTLLIISAFTIWKKPEKEARAFKLLVGVFVVVAFIFFAIDLQFFILPPINL, encoded by the coding sequence ATGGAGTTTTTAGAACTAACACTTCTAATTATCAGTGCTTTCACGATCTGGAAAAAACCGGAAAAAGAGGCAAGGGCATTTAAGTTATTAGTTGGGGTATTTGTAGTGGTTGCATTTATATTTTTTGCAATTGATTTACAATTTTTCATATTACCTCCAATCAATTTATAA
- a CDS encoding phosphoglycerate dehydrogenase has translation MKIAVITPLFSRSTELMQALGNHFSDIKHNADNTLKTKADLIAFLQGVDGAVVGREEIDDEILSACPQLKILSRYGVGLDNLDLEAMKKRGIVLGWSGGTNSNSVAEITLSFMLSLIRNLHIATTLLKNGTWKVNGGSELSGKTIGLFGFGNIAKRVVELLAPFHCTILVYNRTHDEAEAQKYGITYATKERILEEADIISIHLPLTPESKNIFSADAFKAMKKSAFIINTARGGIIDEEALKVALQTGEIAGAALEAFAIEPPQDKELIALPNLICTPHLGGNSKESILAMGYSCIEHLSSFFKH, from the coding sequence ATGAAAATCGCTGTTATCACGCCACTTTTCTCGCGTTCAACGGAGCTTATGCAAGCACTTGGAAACCACTTTAGTGACATCAAACACAATGCCGACAATACGTTAAAAACAAAAGCAGATCTCATTGCTTTTTTACAAGGGGTCGATGGTGCTGTTGTTGGACGTGAAGAGATAGACGATGAGATACTCAGCGCTTGTCCGCAGCTTAAAATTCTTTCACGTTATGGCGTGGGACTGGATAATTTAGACCTTGAAGCGATGAAAAAACGTGGTATTGTCTTAGGCTGGAGCGGCGGAACCAACAGCAATTCAGTTGCTGAGATCACGCTTTCGTTTATGCTCTCGCTCATTCGTAACCTTCACATTGCAACCACCCTTCTCAAAAATGGCACATGGAAAGTCAATGGTGGAAGTGAACTGAGCGGTAAAACCATCGGACTTTTTGGCTTTGGCAACATTGCTAAACGTGTGGTTGAACTCTTGGCACCTTTTCACTGCACTATTTTGGTTTACAATCGTACCCATGATGAGGCAGAAGCCCAAAAATATGGCATCACTTATGCAACAAAAGAGCGCATTTTAGAGGAAGCTGACATCATTTCTATTCATCTGCCACTCACTCCTGAGAGTAAAAATATATTCTCCGCCGATGCATTTAAAGCGATGAAAAAAAGTGCCTTTATCATCAACACGGCGCGCGGTGGAATCATCGATGAGGAAGCACTCAAAGTGGCTTTGCAAACAGGTGAAATTGCAGGCGCAGCACTTGAAGCATTTGCGATCGAGCCACCACAAGATAAAGAGCTTATAGCCCTTCCCAACCTTATTTGCACTCCTCATCTTGGTGGAAATTCCAAAGAGAGTATTTTAGCGATGGGTTATAGCTGCATAGAGCATCTTAGCTCTTTTTTTAAACACTAA
- a CDS encoding nucleoside 2-deoxyribosyltransferase has product MQKIYLAGPEVFLPNALEVGNAHKLLCTKYGYEGLFPLDNTIEGSNLKEIATAIRLANQAMIHECDIVIANLSPFRGPEPDSGTVWEVGFAQGLGKHVLAYSTDLRPLKEKTQSILNLGDTNCDASGMAIEDFGLTHNLMFSHSVVASSFEECFKYLK; this is encoded by the coding sequence ATGCAAAAAATCTATCTTGCTGGTCCTGAAGTCTTTTTACCCAATGCGCTTGAAGTTGGCAATGCTCATAAGCTTCTCTGTACAAAGTATGGTTACGAAGGGCTTTTTCCACTTGACAATACTATTGAGGGGAGCAATCTCAAAGAGATCGCAACTGCGATTCGTCTTGCAAATCAAGCCATGATTCACGAATGTGACATCGTCATTGCCAATCTTTCGCCCTTTCGAGGTCCTGAACCCGACAGTGGCACGGTTTGGGAAGTAGGTTTTGCACAAGGATTAGGCAAACATGTTTTAGCCTATTCTACTGATCTTCGCCCCCTCAAAGAGAAAACCCAATCTATTCTAAATTTGGGTGATACCAATTGTGACGCCTCAGGTATGGCTATCGAAGACTTTGGGCTTACGCACAATCTTATGTTTTCGCATAGTGTGGTAGCTTCTAGCTTTGAAGAATGCTTCAAGTACCTAAAATAG
- a CDS encoding DUF779 domain-containing protein, whose amino-acid sequence MEVKRLVATPEALTIIEKLKKENGELVFNQSGGCCDGTAPMCYAKSDFHIPSRNIKMGDVGGCEFYIDKDQFEYFRYSQIILDVKEEKAAFGNSFSLEIDLGYQFITRSRIFSDAEYNSLPKDQK is encoded by the coding sequence ATGGAAGTCAAACGACTGGTAGCAACCCCCGAAGCCCTCACTATTATCGAAAAACTTAAAAAAGAAAATGGTGAACTGGTCTTTAACCAAAGTGGTGGCTGTTGCGATGGCACAGCACCGATGTGTTATGCAAAAAGTGATTTTCACATTCCTTCACGCAATATCAAAATGGGTGATGTGGGTGGGTGTGAATTTTACATCGACAAAGACCAATTTGAATACTTTCGTTACTCTCAAATTATTTTAGATGTCAAAGAAGAGAAAGCTGCCTTTGGCAACTCGTTTTCGTTGGAGATAGATTTGGGATATCAGTTTATCACGCGGTCACGCATTTTTAGCGATGCGGAGTATAACAGCTTGCCAAAAGATCAAAAATGA
- a CDS encoding nitroreductase family protein has product MENPTIKQLQNRKSIRQFTGEAISDESLELIFKTAQRAPTSINAQQISLVYTRDKAKLKQISELCNHQAHIATAEVFVGIVIDFNRTNMITESMGKKHVIEQSAEGIMVGAVDAGIMLIQLQVAAEALGYGTTCIGAVRENSDKMIQLFNLPPKTFLAVGCTIGVPTQDAKNAPLKPRVALESFAMQDSYDSEKVKKGVFEYDKTFKAFRDATGSGSMPTYAEITSNAYSSIYYRKTGKVLMAQGFAFKDE; this is encoded by the coding sequence ATGGAAAATCCAACCATCAAACAACTGCAAAATCGAAAATCGATCCGTCAATTCACCGGTGAAGCCATCAGTGATGAAAGCTTAGAGCTTATCTTTAAAACGGCGCAACGTGCTCCAACCTCTATCAACGCTCAACAAATCAGCCTTGTTTACACACGGGATAAAGCCAAATTGAAACAGATTTCCGAGTTGTGCAACCATCAAGCGCATATTGCCACAGCTGAGGTTTTTGTTGGCATTGTCATCGACTTTAATCGTACGAATATGATTACTGAGAGTATGGGAAAAAAACACGTCATCGAGCAGAGTGCCGAGGGCATTATGGTAGGCGCTGTGGATGCGGGCATTATGCTTATTCAGCTTCAAGTCGCTGCCGAAGCGTTGGGGTATGGCACAACATGTATTGGGGCGGTACGTGAAAATTCTGACAAGATGATACAACTCTTTAACCTTCCACCAAAGACCTTTTTAGCCGTAGGTTGCACTATCGGAGTTCCTACACAAGATGCTAAAAATGCTCCTTTAAAACCACGTGTTGCACTTGAGAGTTTTGCAATGCAAGATAGTTACGACAGTGAAAAAGTGAAAAAGGGCGTGTTTGAGTACGATAAAACCTTCAAAGCTTTTAGAGATGCAACAGGAAGTGGTTCTATGCCTACCTACGCTGAGATTACTTCGAACGCGTATTCGAGCATTTATTACCGAAAAACAGGCAAAGTTTTAATGGCACAAGGGTTTGCATTTAAAGACGAATAA
- a CDS encoding metal-sensing transcriptional repressor codes for MSQHLSHEDILKRLKRANGHLKSIMTMIEKERNCSEIAQQLHAVEKAISNAKKLLIHDHIDHCLDSAAKDGTLSSDDVIKEFKQITKYL; via the coding sequence ATGTCGCAACATCTTTCACACGAAGATATACTCAAACGCCTCAAAAGAGCCAATGGACACCTTAAAAGCATTATGACAATGATCGAGAAAGAGCGTAACTGCTCTGAGATAGCGCAACAACTCCATGCTGTAGAAAAAGCCATCTCCAATGCTAAAAAATTACTCATACACGATCACATCGACCATTGTCTCGATAGTGCCGCAAAAGATGGAACACTTAGTTCAGACGATGTTATCAAAGAGTTTAAACAAATAACCAAATACTTATAA
- a CDS encoding GTP pyrophosphokinase, with amino-acid sequence MENNKHHLIAEFEKELKQYESFSDKMDILLKELLDQENISYHSIENRVKEKNSLSKKIDGKNKYQDLSEITDIVGCRIISYFEIDVEKIVNLIFKEFKIDEVNSIDKKKILDPDRFGYLSYHIICSINDERAQLREYKNYKNLKFEIQVRTILQHAWAEIEHDIGYKSNIAVPREFRRKFSRIASILEIADDEFSRLKLDIHNYVENIAKQGFENIDINAESLKLFIEQSNDLEEIEAHIIEKLELTSVAFSEQMQSANISLFLNIINTFTTYKEILEVQNSIQKNKELIKQFIVKWAHARGKLLERFRENFEQKDGFIIGYALMIEFFETNHKEGLGAFFPSLSAHEKEEAVALAVKIYKEITQK; translated from the coding sequence TTGGAAAACAACAAACATCATCTCATCGCCGAGTTTGAAAAAGAGCTCAAGCAGTATGAAAGCTTTAGCGACAAAATGGACATCTTACTCAAAGAACTCCTAGACCAAGAGAACATCTCGTACCACTCCATTGAAAACCGAGTCAAAGAAAAGAACAGTTTATCGAAAAAAATAGACGGCAAAAACAAGTACCAAGACCTCAGCGAGATCACCGATATTGTGGGTTGCCGTATCATCAGCTATTTTGAAATTGATGTTGAAAAAATCGTCAATCTTATCTTTAAAGAGTTCAAAATAGACGAAGTAAACTCCATCGACAAAAAGAAAATACTCGATCCCGACCGTTTTGGCTACCTCTCCTATCACATCATCTGCTCCATCAACGACGAGCGCGCACAGCTAAGAGAGTATAAAAACTACAAAAATCTCAAATTTGAAATCCAAGTGCGAACCATCCTCCAGCACGCGTGGGCAGAGATAGAACATGACATCGGCTACAAATCCAACATTGCCGTTCCAAGGGAGTTCCGTCGAAAATTCTCACGCATCGCCAGCATTCTTGAAATTGCCGATGATGAATTTAGCAGGCTTAAACTCGACATCCACAATTACGTTGAAAATATTGCCAAACAAGGGTTTGAAAACATCGACATTAACGCCGAAAGCCTCAAACTTTTCATCGAACAATCAAACGATTTGGAAGAGATAGAAGCTCATATTATCGAAAAACTAGAGTTAACCTCGGTTGCCTTTTCAGAGCAGATGCAGTCGGCGAACATCAGTCTCTTTTTAAACATTATCAACACCTTTACAACCTATAAAGAGATCTTGGAGGTTCAAAACTCCATTCAAAAAAACAAAGAGCTTATCAAGCAGTTCATCGTCAAATGGGCACACGCTAGAGGCAAATTGCTTGAGCGTTTTCGTGAAAATTTTGAGCAAAAAGATGGCTTTATCATAGGCTACGCTTTGATGATCGAGTTTTTTGAAACCAACCACAAAGAGGGACTTGGTGCTTTTTTCCCAAGCCTTTCTGCTCACGAAAAAGAGGAAGCAGTGGCATTGGCAGTGAAAATATACAAAGAAATTACACAAAAATAA
- a CDS encoding nickel/cobalt efflux transporter, whose amino-acid sequence MTDIASIIQSSSGNAWLFLPSAILLGALHGLEPGHSKTMMAAFIIAIKGTVKQSIMLGLAATLSHTAVVWAIALLGMHFGARFATEAVEPYLEVVSGCIMVGIALWTLWQTRKNERACFSAHEHDDHHHSHEHSHDHDHDEHHHHDHHHDHHHSKEEIIFEELGSCNDPHELAHAKDIKKRFSNKEVTNWQILLFGLTGGLIPCPASITVLLICLQLKQFTLGVALVLAFSVGLALTLVLSGVIAALSMRHLSQKWNGFGEFAKKAPYVSGGLILLVGLYIGYQGLHHLL is encoded by the coding sequence ATGACGGATATCGCTTCAATTATTCAAAGCAGTTCAGGTAATGCGTGGCTCTTTCTTCCCAGTGCCATTCTCCTTGGCGCACTGCATGGACTAGAACCAGGGCACTCTAAAACGATGATGGCGGCATTTATTATCGCCATTAAAGGAACGGTCAAACAGTCCATCATGCTCGGACTTGCCGCTACACTTTCACATACTGCGGTGGTTTGGGCTATCGCACTTTTGGGTATGCATTTTGGCGCTCGCTTTGCAACCGAAGCGGTGGAGCCGTATCTTGAAGTTGTTTCGGGTTGTATCATGGTAGGCATTGCGCTGTGGACACTTTGGCAAACACGTAAAAATGAACGTGCCTGCTTTAGCGCCCATGAACATGACGACCATCATCATTCGCATGAGCATAGTCATGACCACGACCACGATGAGCATCATCATCACGATCATCATCACGATCATCACCACAGCAAAGAAGAGATCATCTTTGAAGAGCTTGGAAGTTGCAATGACCCGCATGAGCTTGCACACGCCAAAGATATTAAAAAGCGTTTTTCAAACAAAGAAGTGACCAACTGGCAAATTTTACTGTTCGGACTAACAGGTGGGCTTATTCCCTGCCCTGCGTCGATTACAGTGCTTCTCATCTGTTTGCAACTTAAACAGTTTACGCTCGGTGTTGCGCTTGTGTTAGCTTTTAGCGTGGGGCTTGCACTAACACTGGTTTTATCAGGAGTGATTGCCGCTCTGAGTATGCGCCATCTTTCACAAAAATGGAATGGCTTTGGGGAGTTTGCTAAAAAAGCACCTTATGTTTCAGGTGGACTTATTTTGCTTGTTGGCTTGTATATCGGCTATCAGGGATTGCACCATCTTCTCTAA
- a CDS encoding SHOCT domain-containing protein, whose translation MYGYEWMGHGFFMPWMIIFPMVILVLFMMMRGGKSSCHHHEKEDEALEIARKRFARGEIDEETFEKIKQKLNA comes from the coding sequence ATGTATGGATATGAATGGATGGGGCATGGGTTTTTTATGCCGTGGATGATTATATTTCCGATGGTGATTTTAGTGCTCTTTATGATGATGCGAGGGGGAAAATCATCTTGCCATCATCATGAAAAAGAAGACGAAGCGTTAGAAATTGCGCGCAAGCGTTTTGCGCGCGGTGAGATCGACGAAGAGACTTTTGAGAAGATCAAACAAAAACTTAATGCCTAA